The following proteins are encoded in a genomic region of Amyelois transitella isolate CPQ chromosome 14, ilAmyTran1.1, whole genome shotgun sequence:
- the LOC106135397 gene encoding exportin-1: MAGLEQQASKLLDFNQKLDITLLDNIVGCLYSTVGEQQRVAQDILTALKEHPDAWTRVDTILEYSQNQETKYYALQILEQVIQTRWKVLPRNQCEGIKKYIVGLIIKNSSDPVMMENNKVYLKKLNMILIQVLKREWPHNWETFISDIVGASKTNESLCQNNMVILKLLSEEVFVFSTGQLTQTKAKHLKDTMCSEFSQIFQLCQFVLENSQNASLVDATLHTLLRFLNWIPLGYIFEMKLISTLIFKFLNVPMFRNVTLSCLTEIAGVTVSNYEEQFVALLVQTMEQLEVMLPLSTNIREAYAAGRHPEQVFIQNLALFLCTYLKEHGKLIERRGLTNTLMNALRYLVLISEVEEVEIFKICLEYWNSLTSDLYKMAPCSHASSLYGLGKGVVRKALYAEVLSSVRYIMISRMAKPEEVLVVENENGEVVREFMKDTDSINLYKNMRETLVYLTHLDYQDTERIMTEKLQNQVNGTEWSWKNLNTLCWAIGSISGAMMEEDEKRFLVVVIKELLGLCEQKKGKDNKAIIASNIMYVVGQYPRFLRAHWKFLKTVVNKLFEFMHETHDGVQDMACDTFIKIALKCRRHFVTTQVGEACPFIEEILSTISTIICDLQTLQVHTFYEAIGYMISAQIDQVAQEQLIEKYMLLPNQVWDDIISQASHNVDTLKDPEAVKQLVSIVKTNVRACRALGHPYVVQLGRIYLDMLNVYKVMSENISQAIALNGVVVTKQPLIKNMRIIKKETLRLIASWVSRSTDNTMVLENFIPPLLDAVLLDYQRTTVPEAREPEVLSCMGAIVYRLEGDITSEVPKIFDAVFECTLEMINKDFEEYPEHRTEFFLLLQAVNTHCFKAFLSIPPAQFKLVLDSIIWAFKHTMRNVADTGLQILYKLLQNVAEHPQAAQSFYQTYLCDILEHVFSVVTDTSHGAGLTMHATILAHIFALVEAGCVKVPLGPTPDNIVYIQEYVANLLKTAFPHLTDNQIKITVQGLFNFDQDIPAFKDHLRDFLVQIREYTGEDDSDLYLEERLFALRQAQEEKRRVQLSVPGILNPHELPEEMQD, from the exons atggCAGGTTTAGAGCAACAAGCTTCTAAGCTCTTGGACTTCAATCAAAAGTTAGATATAACTTTGTTGGACAACATTGTGGGATGTTTATATTCGACTGTTGGAGAGCAGCAACGTGTAGCACAAGATATACTGACTGCCCTTAAAGAACATCCTGATGCTTGGACCCGTGTTGATACTATTTTAGAGTATTCACAAaatcaagaaacaaaatattatgctCTACAAATATTAGAACAAGTGATTCAAACCAGATGGAAAGTTCTGCCACGAAATCAGTGTgaaggtataaaaaaatacattgttggacttattataaaaaattcttctGATCCAGTCATGATGgaaaacaataaagtttatttgaagaaGCTTAATATGATTTTAATCCAGGTGTTAAAGAGAGAGTGGCCTCATAACTGGGAAACCTTCATCAGTGACATTGTGGGAGCTTCAAAAACCAATGAGagtttatgtcaaaataaCATGGTGATTCTGAAACTGCTAAGTGAAGAAGTGTTTGTTTTTAGTACAGGTCAGTTGACACAAACTAAAGCTAAACATCTGAAGGACACTATGTGCTCAGAGTTCAGTCAAATTTTTCAGCTCTGTCAATTTGTACTTGAAAATTCACAAAATGCATCTCTGGTTGACGCAACACTTCACACTTTATTGCGATTTTTGAACTGGATTCCACTCGGATATATATTTGAGATGAAGTTGATAagtactttaatatttaagtttttgaatGTGCCTATGTTCCGGAATGTCACTCTCAGTTGCCTGACTGAAATAGCCGGTGTGACTGTCAGTAATTATGAAGAACAGTTTGTGGCATTGTTGGTCCAAACAATGGAGCAGCTGGAAGTCATGCTTCCCTTGAGTACCAATATCCGAGAGGCGTACGCTGCTGGTCGCCATCCGGAACAAGTGTTTATACAAAACCTGGCATTGTTCCTATGTACATATCTTAAAGAGCATGGTAAACTTATTGAAAGAAGAGGTCTGACAAACACATTAATGAATGCTTTACGTTATCTTGTTTTGATATCTGAAGTTGAAGaagtagaaatatttaaaatctgcTTAGAGTACTGGAACTCCTTAACATCAGATTTGTACAAGATGGCACCATGCTCACATGCTTCCAGCCTTTATGGACTTGGCAAGGGAGTAGTGAGAAAGGCATTATATGCAGAAGTACTAAGCAGTGTCCGATATATTATGATATCAAGGATGGCCAAGCCAGAAGAAGTGTTGGttgttgaaaatgaaaatggtGAAGTGGTCAGAGAATTTATGAAGGATACTGATTCAATAAATTTGTACAAGAATATGAGGGAGACATTGGTTTACCTCACTCATCTGGATTATCAAGATACAGAGCGCATTATGACTGAAAAACTTCAAAATCAAGTGAATGGCACAGAATGGTCTTGGAAAAATCTCAACACATTGTGTTGGGCTATTGGTTCTATATCTGGGGCTATGATGGAAGAAGACGAAAAACGGTTTCTTGTTGTAGTCATCAAAGAACTATTAGGGCTTTGTGAACAGAAGAAAGGCAAAGATAATAAAGCTATTATTGCCAGCAATATCATGTATGTGGTTGGGCAATATCCACGTTTCCTTAGAGCTCATTGGaagtttttgaaaactgttgtCAATAAACTTTTTGAATTCATGCATGAAACTCATGATGGTGTACAGGACATGGCTTGTGATACATTTATTAAGATTGCACTGAAATGTCGGCGCCATTTTGTAACCACACAGGTGGGCGAGGCTTGCCCTTTCATTGAAGAAATTTTGAGCACTATTAGTACTATTATCTGTGATCTGCAGACACTTCAAGTACATACTTTCTATGAAGCCATAGGATACATGATTAGTGCACAAATTGATCAAGTAGCTCAAGAACAACTAATTGAAAAGTATATGCTGCTACCCAACCAAGTTTGGGATGATATTATCTCACAAGCATCTCATAATGTTGACACACTGAAAGACCCTGAAGCTGTAAAGCAACTTGTGAGTATAGTGAAGACCAATGTAAGAGCATGCCGTGCTCTGGGTCATCCATATGTTGTCCAACTTGGCAGGATATACTTGGATATGCTGAATGTCTATAAAGTAATGTCAGAAAACATAAGCCAAGCAATTGCATTGAATGGAGTGGTTGTGACTAAACAACCACTTATTAAGAATATGAGgattataaaaaaggaaacattGAGATTGATAGCGAGCTGGGTTTCTAGATCTACAGATAATACAATGGTGTTGGAAAATTTCATTCCTCCACTTCTGGATGCTGTTCTTTTGGATTATCAAAGGACCACTGTCCCAGAAGCTCGAGAACCAGAGGTTTTATCTTGCATGGGGGCTATTGTTTATCGGCTGGAAGGCGATATAACATCTGAAGTACCGAAAATATTTGATGCTGTGTTTGAGTGTACTCTGGAGATGATTAACAAGGATTTTGAAGAGTATCCAGAGCACAGAACAGAGTTTTTCTTGCTTTTGCAGGCCGTGAACACACATTGTTTTAAGGCATTCCTTAGTATACCACCAGCACAGTTTAAGCTGGTGTTGGATTCCATAATTTGGGCATTTAAGCATACAATGAGAAATGTAGCCGACACAGGTTTGCAGATCCTGTACAAATTACTTCAAAATGTGGCAGAGCATCCACAAGCAGCTCAGAGTTTCTACCAGACTTACCTGTGCGACATTTTGGAGCATGTGTTCAGCGTAGTGACAGACACGTCGCACGGCGCGGGGCTTACAATGCACGCGACAATTTTGGCCCATATCTTTGCTCTGGTGGAAGCTGGATGTGTCAAAGTTCCCCTTGGACCAACTCCTGACAACATTGTTTATATAcag gaaTATGTTGCAAATCTTCTCAAAACAGCATTCCCTCATTTAACTGACAATCAGATCAAAATCACTGTGCAAGGTTTATTCAACTTTGATCAAGATATTCCTGCTTTCAAAGATCACCTCAGAGATTTCTTAGTGCAAATaaga gAATACACTGGTGAAGATGACAGTGATTTGTACTTAGAAGAGCGTCTGTTTGCTCTCCGCCAAGCCCAGGAGGAGAAAAGACGAGTGCAGTTGTCTGTTCCCGGCATCCTTAACCCACACGAATTGCCCGAGGAGATGCAAGATTAA
- the LOC106135396 gene encoding uncharacterized protein KIAA1143 homolog, which produces MNRKRNVQFTKPDDPQFLKVLKKQAGYDDRNHKFDKLDNDEDDFVDDTESDKPQVVVLMEGDLTAEEADLEHKRICDKLSETKADLTKRVIFKVKQKPVEVNSKKHKLKDSKPETSLKKNRNLLSFDDENHEDDE; this is translated from the coding sequence ATGAATCGAAAAAGAAACGTTCAGTTCACAAAACCAGACGATCCACAGTTTTTAAAAGTGCTTAAAAAACAAGCAGGTTATGATGATAGAAATCATAAGTTCGATAAACTTGATAATGACGAAGATGATTTTGTTGATGATACTGAAAGTGATAAACCACAAGTAGTGGTACTTATGGAAGGTGATCTGACTGCTGAAGAGGCGGATTTAGAACACAAGAGAATATGCGATAAATTATCCGAAACTAAAGCAGATTTAACTAAACGAGTGATATTTAAAGTCAAACAGAAACCGGTTGAAGTTAACAGTAAAAAGcataagctcaaagattccaaACCAGAaacatcgcttaaaaaaaacagaaatttaCTGTCTTTTGATGATGAAAACCATGAAGATGATGAATGA
- the LOC106135398 gene encoding putative lipid scramblase CLPTM1, protein MANSNEESTSGSEDNKLVPSEIGATENDIAVATSDDSRDINAEIDEQRRRMQPTKLESFFAITKSLILRALVVYFITSMFRQPSAPKTDITSPTGTPRVAATNMFSNGTLLDMYCYLTEKESFSNFDSSKLIWKHTGLVYGDWYGGPNGDGTFTHSLNFKASDTLKNNGSIYLHVFIVPTGKSPDPNDKQNYALGRYTYGKKMLNKYKKMRYLKTHNLLTGQTEKSAVEIQKAETLKEEIVSHWHPNLTVNLVTDQTNWMQGSVPPPLDEFIYFLPDGKEYKPAVFLNDYWNMMRDYFPINDTTESLTLQLTYQPLSLFKWQLYTAQAMRDKLSMFSALGGEEQDEEQDTVKELLLDTSPYLLALTISVSVLHSIFELLAFKNDIQFWNNRQSLEGLSVRSVFFNVFQSTVVLLYVLDNETNVMVRISCFIGLMIEVWKINKVMDVKINREDRIFGIPKLTFTDKGSYVQSSTREYDTLAFRYLSWACFPLLIGYGVYSLLYQEHKGWYSFILNMMYGYLLTFGFIMMTPQLFINYKLKSVAHLPWRMMTYKFLNTFIDDIFAFVIKMPTMYRLGCFRDDIVFFIFLYQRWIYKVDHKRVNEFGFSGEMEQQQKNSNNTPAITEKEETADKKND, encoded by the exons ATGGCTAATAGTAACGAGGAGTCCACTAGTGGATCTgaagataataaattagtGCCAAGCGAAATTGGTGCTACGGAGAACGATATAGCTGTAGCTACAAGTGATGATAGCAGAGat ATCAATGCTGAAATCGATGAACAGCGACGACGAATGCAACCTACTAAATTGGAATCATTTTTTGCCATAACCAAGTCCCTCATCCTAAGGGCCTtagtagtttattttatcacatCAATGTTCCGCCAACCATCCGCTCCTAAAACAGATATAACAAGTCCTACAGGGACGCCACGCGTGGCTGCCACCAACATGTTCTCTAATGGTACATTATTAGATATGTATTGTTATCTAACTGAAAAAGAGAGTTTTTCTAATTTTGACTCTAGCAAATTGATATGGAAACATACTGGCCTTGTATATGGAGATTGGTATGGAGGGCCCAATGGGGATGGTACATTCACacattcattaaatttcaaaGCTTCAGATACCTTAAAGAACAATGGTTCCATATATCttcatgtatttattgtaCCTACGGGAAAATCACCTGATCCCaatgataaacaaaattatgctTTAGGAAGATATACATATGGcaagaaaatgttaaataaatacaagaaaatGCGTTACCTAAAAACACATAACCTGCTCACTGGACAAACAGAAAAATCTGCTGTAGAAATACAGAAAGCAGAAacactaaaagaagaaattgtGTCACACTGGCATCCTAATCTGACAGTAAATCTGGTAACAGATCAAACTAACTGGATGCAAGGTAGTGTGCCTCCTCCTCtagatgaatttatttatttcttacctGATGGTAAAGAGTACAAACCAgctgtatttttaaatgattacTGGAATATGATGCGAGACTATTTCCCAATCAATGACACTACTGAAAGCCTTACATTGCAATTGACATATCAGCCTCTAAGCCTTTTCAAATGGCAGCTGTATACAGCCCAAGCAATGCGTGACAAACTAAGCATGTTTTCAGCATTAGGAGGCGAGGAGCAAGATGAAGAACAAGACACAGTTAAAGAATTGCTTTTAGATACATCTCCATATTTATTGGCATTGACCATATCAGTCTCAGTATTACATTCAATATTTGAGCTATTAGCTTTCAAAAATGACATTCAGTTCTGGAACAATAGGCAGTCATTAGAAGGCCTGTCTGTAAGATCTGTTTTCTTCAATGTCTTTCAATCAACAGTTGTTCTTCTATATGTTCTTGACAATGAAACAAATGTGATGGTCAGAATATCTTGCTtcattggcttaatgattgaagtatggaagataaataaagttatggATGTGAAGATCAATAGAGAAGATCGCATATTTGGCATTCCAAAGTTAACATTTACAGATAAAGGTTCATATGTACAGTCTAGTACCAGAGAGTATGATACTTTAGCTTTCCGTTACCTCAGCTGGGCATGTTTTCCTCTCCTAATTGGCTATGGTGTATACTCACTGCTGTACCAAGAACATAAAGGATGGTATTCTTTTATCCTAAACATGATGTACGGTTACCTTTTAACCTTTGGATTTATCATGATGACACCTCAATTGTTTATAAACTACAAGTTAAAGTCAGTGGCTCATTTGCCATGGCGCATGATGACATACAAATTCCTTAATACGTttattgatgatatttttgcatttgttataaaaatgccTACAATGTACCGATTGGGTTGTTTCAGAGATG ACATAgtgttctttattttcttgtatCAGCGTTGGATCTACAAAGTTGACCATAAACGTGTCAATGAATTTGGTTTCTCTGGAGAAATGGAGCAACAGCAGAAAAATTCCAACAATACACCAGCTATTACTGAGAAAGAAGAAACAGCTGATAAAAAGAATGATTAA